Proteins co-encoded in one Primulina huaijiensis isolate GDHJ02 unplaced genomic scaffold, ASM1229523v2 scaffold196028, whole genome shotgun sequence genomic window:
- the LOC140966003 gene encoding uncharacterized protein, whose product MSGDEGDGVDEDEDADGEGHNDLEEDDAHRLPHPDTDQDDNEIDEDDFEEEVMDEDEDEEDDEDGVIVRLGEGMN is encoded by the coding sequence ATGTCAGGTGACGAAGGCGATGGAgttgatgaagatgaagatgcCGATGGTGAGGGACACAATGATCTTGAAGAAGATGATGCACATCGCTTGCCACATCCTGATACAGATCAAGATGACAATGAAATCGATGAAGATGATTTTGAAGAAGAGGTGATGGAcgaagatgaagatgaagaggATGACGAGGACGGTGTCATCGTACGACTTGGTGAGGGAATGAAT